The DNA window accgattcgctgctgttctttggctccaacgtccgcgagcttcaagcaccgacaaaatgtcccactcggtccaaaggttgtggacaaacctgcacgtcatatgtgactctcCCATATGTGGCCCACTGCTTAGAGCAGACGTCCCGAAACATGTTATTTTGATCGACACGGTTCGAATCCAGATTGAGGCGATctttcattaaaatatattttaatctatattttcttaaatgagGTTCTTAAGTGTCTGTGATGCACGATGACCGTCCGAGCAGAatccccccttttgtccaaatgaGTCGGTGGTGGAAGCTGCAGCCTCGCGAAAAAGTATCGATACACATGTTTGGGAGAGTTGAACGATACGCCACCAAAACCAGTTGTCTTGGTTCCCTCTGAACCAAATGGTTTTCTAGCCGCTGCCGATGTACAATGTGATGACAGGTGCAGGAAACGGAAGTGACATCAGTGAGCTCGAGGGGCCGACGGCGTAACGCGTCCGTGTTGTGACGTTTTGTCATTTTGCTCGCGGGGGATCGAATCCAGGTTGCggcgatcttttaataaatctattttcttcaatgtatttcttcatacgtggcagtgacgtagtgctcacttatacgACCGTAATCGCTGCAATGGACATGTgatgacttttgaacattttcagcaatatgtttgcgaatgtgtgacgaataAGGTGACTGAGGCAgaaaacatctgccgctgtagagggaaacaaacaacgtagacaaaccagtaggttcaaaaaccagtaggcacgtaacaccggtacaccgagcaacactctggtggaatatttcattgtaactagttcgggagaagagaatcatttatttctatggttatctaataaaaacaaagtcttgatgaatgatcaaagttgtaaaagtcaatagatttcttgctagcaggaggtcaaatacacgcgcacgtattacagagctctgtggagacgcgtctccgagcagcgctgagcttttatacacacacatgaaggtcgtctccagtggccagtatgacaaattgcgaagtgagatatgaaggttgagatgaagtaacagacagttcctttgttccagcgtttgtgtgagagcaagttgactcgccctcctttctttagactccgctgcaaatggaaacgttgggtcattctgcttttcacacgtcaagcttcaatgtagacaatcttatgctaaaagtgatcattatgttctaacatatttgaccatgacacatgtcatgtgatactggactgttttactgacttctggactctgaaggagatgaagaggagaaacagcacagctccatctgctggaagatgagtgctaatgttcatcttttaaatcattacatgtcatttagctgacgcttttatccaaagctctgtagctcacagtaacattacaaagaagccatcgCGAGAGcccttaatactagcatcaatgtacGAGCGTGCTATAACAAGCTTattaacattgctaacgaggtGTATTTTGGTTCCCTCCCAcctatacttacttataatattgatattataaaactatacatatctcgtgttgtcattctgcatgctgagttttagtggcctatatagtgatttaacataaataacgtcctgatggaccgctgcctcctgccaaaggaaagcgcttaaaagaaacacgacatttataggatgagaatttaaaatgacgtctcttgacacgttgtctcaagacaacaacacaaagtgtcccatgagagttttagtgttgaggtgaatgagctctgtgtgtttgtcctgatgaagataataacgtgtgagctctgccagcaggttggtgtgaaggtgtgaaggtgtggactctgctatgaatcaggctgaggacccagaggacggagtccctccctctgaagcccctctgtgtggggaacatgacagccagaccaaagctcagaggtgagaggaccatctccaactgtcctccactcgtctccatgtcccaacttCTCTGACTCattgactctgcttctacatgtgtgaccaggacccatcagagaccaggacctggacctggacccagctgtgtgtccatgaagagtaaccggtctatgagtCCTCCTCTactcttcaaagatgttggtccctctgttgatgcaaggtgagggtctcaggctgatgatgaggtgtttctaccagactctctggtggaggttctgggtttcttgctccagggcccttcagcagtgtccagtgagggagggagagctccatggaggacttggtgagacatgttgggactaaaccaaactgactggtaaagaaaacagtgagctgaaagactgagctgttgattctcagtgggaccagcaggaccagtagacctaaaccactacagggagtcatgtggtccacatccagacctcacgtcatggacctttaccttgttttggtctctgtgaggacggacaccatgtgagctgatgcttcatgattagatgatgatgtgatgatgtaatctcagtgtttctttcagttcacatcagcagagaggaaagtctcctgaacccagatgtttgtccatgaagagtgatcggtctattgATCAATGGATtcacttcaaagatggacgccgttcttatgacccagagtaagttcttaaacagatgaagaactgttctgatcctcagtcatgaattacataaatgtttgttcattgtttaacgtgttgtttccatgacgatccatcatgacagaactcattatcttcatctaactccagggtgtcaaactcatcttaggtttgggtcagatactgtccactttgatctcaagtgggccggaccagtaaaatcttaggcgatggtccggtcgacggggggccgtcatttccaagcgggcgctgctgcctggaggaacgctgtggtctaaaaggtctaacacaggggagcccacactttatcagctcgcaagctacttgtcatcaacgcttcaatccaagtcatggcgatcgcccgaataataacaacgagcagcagcggtaaccaagggaacaacagcgctgcagaccgggagcacaAAACGAATCCATGTAGAGAAACAATCAAcaataagttactgcagacgttcttggtcgttacctcactccatgacttgcactgatgcatgcgtggtgacctgacgtggttctttcttcaatgttaggtgatctaccagcactgcgttggtgaaggaccaggggcctcatttataaacgttgcgtacgcacaaaagaaggcgtacgccgctctctacgcaataattggtatttataaaaagcaaacttgacggaaaaatgtccttcacgcaagctcggacccacgcgtacgcacaaaaacgggtgaaatgagaaccgtcggcaaacgcaagaaacacgcaaacgtgtgtgaaagtgtgtaaaactagactgttgttaAAGAAATgacggacggtaataaaacggcatgatgccgtcacaatgcgtaatgacgctgatggctgatcttcgctcttagaagacgtggcacatggaaggattggcgctgtagtgcagcgcaccatcggcctgtttaagggcagatggcgctgcctcgactgcactggagggaggttgttgtttactcctgaaaaggtgtgaaacatcgtgctgcatgtgctgtgctacatgatgtggcacagcttccaaacgcgcctcgaccccctgacgccgatgttggtccagaccctgtccccgatccccaatcactgccgcctgtctctcatcaggaggggacagctccggtgtccctttcccccccgtggggacacaccttggcgatggcgcgctaaacgcttttttgcatccactttgatgtcagaccagtttttctttatttgggtccgaggtcgtgaggctgcagcgttgctctgcaaccttttgcccctcaggtgccttgttggcatcagtgatgtccacactgtgtcctccaaagagcatcttacttctccttcccacctcccaatgatcatttccacttcacactgagtgaagttacgtttcttctttttcctctcagtgtttgtcatgatttcgcaatcgatgaatattcatttgtgggcgttccacagactatatatgggcaactatgggcgtgacacgaagccgcaaaagctgcgctgcatttagaagtgattgtgatttattaagggaaaactgcgtaggacgttttataagtctgaatatttctgtgcgtccgcacgtcctacgtttcatccgtacgccacttctggagcaaatcctacgcaagcttttataaatgaggcccctggtccccctggtctaacacatgcgctcactcacagagtgcgacccccagtggactgattaggaatagcagctacttttatagaaaagcaatttgtgtctttgtgtaattctcacaatagtaaagtcatccagcgggctgcattggaccccccgcagaccagatttggccctcgggccttgagttagacacccatcatctaactggtctgtgtgagtttgagtgtgaatcattaactgtaaacatcctcagatgtaaacacaatgtgagctagttcctccacatcaggatcagcagaggtgtGGACAAAGTAttgtcagtagactctgtgaaaaggtccaaagactagtttcagaagatctaaggggacttctagaggtcaggggacggactaaagaggtttggaatagttccataggactttggaccagatgcaaaggtctgcagacgttgtttttatcacccacagtaagaactaaaaccagatgaaactgatgactaactgtcactcaactaataaactgtccgtcatcatcgacagtcttcagcatctggttttcatcatgatccatcatgacagaagccaatatctttaactaatgttgtattggtgttgatggtccaaacaccatgtgagctgatggttcatgttcctccacagagaggaccaggagagctcagaggttcccacaggtccgtctgcccagcagcatcaaacacacctggactccatcttcatggtgtgtacatgaacaactactttaacatctctcagttcaccatcatctccaggctgcactttgtagaccagtggattgtccgtctgtccaacatggacctgatggtggcttccatgttctagttggtgtcattcatagaatgttctgttccagctgctggaggagaacatcctcacttttgtgaagaacgagctgaagaagatccagaaggttgtgagttcagattacccagaatgcttagagaaagatgatgaggaggtgctggatgaagagcagaggaggagcagagaggcctttgtgaagatctcagtgcacttcctgaggagaatgaagcaggaggagctggctgagcgtctgcagagcagtaagaggatttctctacagacttaccatgccgatacatgagaccttcactaatgtctccagagatggacagaatatattcatagtcattctctgaggagaggaaatgttgaaatctattctgtgactcattgatcttctttgttgtcttcatccaggacttcctgctgcagtttgtcagcgtgaactcaaatccaacctgaagaagaagttccagtgtgtgtttgaggggatcgctaaagcaggaaacacaacccttctgaatgagatcttcacagagctctacatcacagagggagggactgcagaggtcaatgaagatcatgaggtcagacagattgaaacagcatccaggaaaccagccacaccagaaacaaccatcagacaagaagacctcctcaaagcctcagctggaggagaggaagcaatcagaaccgtgatgactaagggagtggctggcattgggaaaacagtcttaacacagaagttcactctggactgggctgaagacaaagaccaccaggacatacagttcacatttccattcaccttcagagagctgaatgtgctgagagagaagaagttcagcttggtggaacttgttcatcacttcttcagtgaaaccagagcagcaagaatctgcaggtttgaagagttccaggttgtgttcatctttgacggtctggatgagtgtcgacttcctctggacttccacaacaatgagatcctgactgatgtcacagagtcggcctcagtggatgtgctcctcacaaacctcatcagggggaagctgcttccctctgctcgcctctggatcaccacacgacctgcagcagccaatcagatccctcctgagtgtgtcagcatggtgacagaggtcagagggttcactgaccgccagaaggaggagtacttcaggaagaggttcacagatgaggagcaggccagcagcatCATCtcccacatcaagacctcacggagcctccacatcatgtgccacatcccagtcttctgctggatcactgctacagttctggaggaggtgttgaagaccataaagagagaaaagttgcccaagaccctgactgagatgtacatccacttcctggtggttcagtccaaagttaagaaggtcaagtacgatggaggagctgagacggatccacactggagtccagagagcaggaagatgatcgagtctctgggaaaactggcctttgatcagctgcagaaaggcaacctgatcttctatgaatccgacctgacagagtgtggcatcgatatcagagcagcctcagtgtactcaggagtgttcactcagatcttcagagaggagagaggactgtaccaggacaaggtgttctgcttcgtccatctgagtgttcaggagtttctggctgctcttcatgtccatctgaccttcttcatctctggtgtcaatctgctgtcagaagaacaaacaacctcgccggtgtctaaagtctctaaagacgaacctgaaccaaagcgtctctaccagagtgctgtggacgaggccttacagagtcctaatggacacctggacttattcctccgcttcctcctgggtctttccctggagaccaatcagactctcctacgaggtctgctgacacagacaggaagtcgcccagagaccaatcaggagacagtccagtacatcaagaagaagatcagtgaggatgtgtctccagagaaaagcatcaatctgttccactgtctgaatgaactgaatgatgtttctctagtggaggagatccaacagtcccttagatcaggacgtctctccacagaggaactgtctcctgctcagtggtcagctctggtcttcatcttactgtcatcagaagaagacctggaggtgtttgacctgaagaaattctctgcttcagaggaagctcttctgaggctgctgccagtggtcaaagcctccaacaaagttctgtaagtacagagagagttaattcatacatcagaacttaaatatgctgccatctttaatacttactgcttcttcttcatccttctcttcagactgagtggctgtaacttctcagagagaagctgtgacgctctgtcctcagtcctcagctcccagtcctctagtctgagagagctggacctgagtaacaaccacctgcaggattcaggagtgaagctgctgtctgctggattgaagagtccacactgtaaactggagactctcaggtcagattaagttagtttgtcttcaatAATGCGTCTAGGGAACTCTGGAACCAGAGGATCTAATCTTAGAGACAAAACTTGGGGCTAAACgtattttttgtgaattaatatctgtgtttccatcacgagaaccttgtagacaagacatatttaccacatagtagcttgaaaatagaccgtctgaaacacaatgttctttcacgATAAAACTTCACATGTTaatcctgttgttgttgttattcaggctttatgatgtcctgtttcatataatgaatgaatgaaaagcagagatgggaagagactgaagattttaatgtatgtctctacagtgatgatctgctgagtgatggttgattatttctgatttgatgaagattcattccacatttCCACTCacttttttctctgtttctttctatggaaggagtcagatggaggatagagaagcctaagtttgaatttaactaataaacaacaataaatatccctgcctcatcctgatattaataccacagtaattcctgtaaacagagcacaataaacttccttgttctatgtagaacaaaaataattgtaaacactttcactgaacacgttttttcatgttctaactgatgatattttagtccaaactcatcatcagaggattcaatatgaatacaaatgttatttttcttgtttattgttgtctcttcagactgagtgtctgtaacctctcagagagaagctgtgacgctctgtcctcagttctcagctcccagtcctctagtctgcgagagctggatctgagtaacaaccacctgcaggattcaggagtgaagctgctttctgttggactggagagtccacactgtgaactggagactctcaggtcaggattcaattaaagtccacttggtgtctttatttacatccatggtacatttctgactttcataagattctttctgcttgcatgatttaaatcagatatgtattttccaactatttccataaaatgtgtttattttcaatataatgtaaatatttgacattatagagttagtagtaatgttatcagagtgttgatgtacattagtgggtgtttagttgtgactggaaaccagtcagtaaccatgttaatgtgacccctctgtacctgatagtatctcagtactgcagtgaccttccagccctcacagctccctcagatcatgtgacatgtgtcttattctgtgtgtctgcaggcttttaggctgtctgatcacagagaaaggctgtgcttctctggcctcagctctgagctccaacccctcccatctgagagagctggacctgagctacaatcatccaggagactcaggagtgaagctgctgtctgctggactggaggatcctcactggagactggagactctcaggtatgaagaggctgcagccacagaccatcagtctggtagaggaggtagagctggaaaccttttctctgtcccactgtcagcctggttaataagaccctgacacaccaagctgacctcaaactaccagagacccATCAAACTGTTTgggtcccacatgagaccatcaacacagacagaagtagtgaggaacagtagccaggatgagcctgaacaggaaggtgatgaaaaccttgtttctctggtgctttgtcttgtctccacgttataagagaggacagtgtcttctgacacgttgacggcatcatggtttgttgatatgagtcaacgtggtcacgctgcagctTTGTGGGCTCTtgacaactcaaacaacacttggatgtttagatgctggtcccctgcctccagtgtgtgtttgtcctttagtccagacattattattaagagacaaacagttagagaaacaatctgttcaaagcgtcttgatggatcatcacaggaggaacgtttggtgttttaaaggagttcagcttcccctgcttttggtgctttgcactgagagacggttccctggatgataagagtggacttgttgaagctacaggtgacagtcggccacagacgctcagtgaagaaccaacagctgatggtggacctggaattagggaagggaaggaacggcggtgcggtttgcgcgcaacaacaagcggagtgccggttatcacactagggggcgagcgagagcagcggggcggaagtgagaccgttaaatcaaaccaccgaggaagacgggaacgttaaacagtgtaatacgactactggacgcgaggggcgagcgagagcgaaatgcaggaagtgttccacgtattaaagcaggggggtccaaactttttccACTGAGggccaaagacagaaaaatatgcgaaaggttgagccgctcactaaagttaaggtatatcacctctggTGTATTAAcggtaatacaaatcaatcaattaaaagTAGgtcaattatgcttgataatgtATTATActgacagaaaaaactgcataaatcacatctttCTACGTATGCGTTTTCATTTaactattttcaaataaaatcaatcaaatgtaggtaaattatgcttgataattgaataaacttaaagaaaaaaaactgcataaatcacatctctccattgatgggttttcattttttttacaaaaagggttggcagctcatcctcagattgcttcttcgtcaggatggggacccccttcacagccctgtataaagagggaaggctttatttaacctacttatgcaaatcatttatcagctaacgtgttttagaaaatgttatcaactttaattgactgcatttattaagtaattgtgcttttgaacacatgaatactgtgtaatatatttgaactcgcctacaatgggaacagtgttgcacttaatgggagcagtgatgctcctctggactgaaggacggctggcaggtcacgagtaagtttgctggttgagatgtgaaggacatcacagagatggctgtcgctcattttggttctcaatctgcttttgttcagagttcacagagaaaatgtttgctcgcatatgtatgttgtgccaaacagactggtcattctttttgcgtggcgtcgcatcagaggaaacttggccttttccaagctccggtagaagtcgggtagggagaggagctgcatctcgatgagttctaattgcagactctcttccacttcttctgcatccagcaggaagggagttgagaacagcttgatttctttctcaatgacagaaacgtcttggaagcgctgattgaattgtgtcctaagagttgtgatcacagaaacatatttcccctttttagcagagaggtcggcctttggatgagcacgtttgatttcggacagcgtagggaagtgcgcaaggttgaagttgcgtagttgtgtctcaaaaagacgaagcttcgcacagaaagttgtggtacaagctggtctttgccttgtaggctcttgttcagtgagttcagatgaccagtaagatcaactagaaaggcaataagggaataaaaccgcttcagcacggagccgcgactaagccagcgcacgtcacaatgatagagtacgtccccgtattcagcatcgacatcagataggaaagcttaattctctgtggtagagccc is part of the Gasterosteus aculeatus chromosome 21, fGasAcu3.hap1.1, whole genome shotgun sequence genome and encodes:
- the LOC144390276 gene encoding protein NLRC3-like, producing the protein MKSNRSMSPPLLFKDVGPSVDASSHQQRGKSPEPRCLSMKSDRSIDQWIHFKDGRRSYDPEEDQESSEVPTGPSAQQHQTHLDSIFMLLEENILTFVKNELKKIQKVVSSDYPECLEKDDEEVLDEEQRRSREAFVKISVHFLRRMKQEELAERLQSRLPAAVCQRELKSNLKKKFQCVFEGIAKAGNTTLLNEIFTELYITEGGTAEVNEDHEVRQIETASRKPATPETTIRQEDLLKASAGGEEAIRTVMTKGVAGIGKTVLTQKFTLDWAEDKDHQDIQFTFPFTFRELNVLREKKFSLVELVHHFFSETRAARICRFEEFQVVFIFDGLDECRLPLDFHNNEILTDVTESASVDVLLTNLIRGKLLPSARLWITTRPAAANQIPPECVSMVTEVRGFTDRQKEEYFRKRFTDEEQASSIISHIKTSRSLHIMCHIPVFCWITATVLEEVLKTIKREKLPKTLTEMYIHFLVVQSKVKKVKYDGGAETDPHWSPESRKMIESLGKLAFDQLQKGNLIFYESDLTECGIDIRAASVYSGVFTQIFREERGLYQDKVFCFVHLSVQEFLAALHVHLTFFISGVNLLSEEQTTSPVSKVSKDEPEPKRLYQSAVDEALQSPNGHLDLFLRFLLGLSLETNQTLLRGLLTQTGSRPETNQETVQYIKKKISEDVSPEKSINLFHCLNELNDVSLVEEIQQSLRSGRLSTEELSPAQWSALVFILLSSEEDLEVFDLKKFSASEEALLRLLPVVKASNKVLLSGCNFSERSCDALSSVLSSQSSSLRELDLSNNHLQDSGVKLLSAGLKSPHCKLETLRLSVCNLSERSCDALSSVLSSQSSSLRELDLSNNHLQDSGVKLLSVGLESPHCELETLRLLGCLITEKGCASLASALSSNPSHLRELDLSYNHPGDSGVKLLSAGLEDPHWRLETLRYEEAAATDHQSGRGGRAGNLFSVPLSAWLIRP